One window from the genome of Pseudonocardia hierapolitana encodes:
- a CDS encoding aconitase X swivel domain-containing protein: protein MTVLHGRTVVPGVVEGEALVSHETISGWGGIDPATGTIIERRHELCGVCFTGKILVFPGAKGSSGWSGFFQTTRLLGTAPIGMIFTVVTTKAALGAVVTRVPALTDLDRDPTEAIRTGDRLRLDATAGTVEILR from the coding sequence GTGACCGTTCTGCACGGGCGCACCGTCGTGCCCGGCGTCGTCGAGGGTGAGGCGCTCGTCTCGCACGAGACGATCTCCGGCTGGGGCGGGATCGACCCGGCCACCGGCACGATCATCGAGCGCCGCCACGAGCTGTGCGGCGTGTGCTTCACGGGCAAGATCCTGGTCTTCCCGGGAGCGAAGGGCTCGTCGGGCTGGTCGGGGTTCTTCCAGACCACCAGGCTGCTGGGCACCGCACCCATCGGGATGATCTTCACCGTCGTGACGACGAAGGCGGCGCTGGGCGCGGTGGTGACCCGCGTACCCGCGCTGACGGACCTGGATCGGGACCCGACGGAGGCGATCAGGACGGGCGATCGGCTCCGTCTCGACGCGACCGCGGGCACCGTCGAGATCCTGCGTTAG